In one Gossypium hirsutum isolate 1008001.06 chromosome D09, Gossypium_hirsutum_v2.1, whole genome shotgun sequence genomic region, the following are encoded:
- the LOC107892268 gene encoding pentatricopeptide repeat-containing protein At2g13600 produces the protein MKKALEDYQLNIPDPKEWLQYYPWFCSNARENTPAWTDSQERTSPMDVERNYNSSHDSLEQKFEQLETNRYRAKEEKAKKIEELNLTSDINTDYENKGLVAGGTVFHCHLLKNGVLSERCIAIKLLIMYLEFRKLSEANQIVKDFNGFDLVVQNCLIKANIQWGNLSEARKMFDEMPERNDITWTLLISGLMKYGRLEESMWYFERNPFKSVVSWTAAITGFVKNGSSFHGLKLFVRLLESGVKPNQVTFSSIVSACIEIGDFDLGMSVLGLIIKTGFENNVSVSNSLITLCLRMHEFDQARRVFDRMETRDVVSWTAILDMYVEMGELEEARRIFDEMPQRNEVSWSAIIARYSQYGDHIEALKLFRNMVREGFKPTISCFSSILCALASLESLQAGKNLHAHVMKIGIEGDLFIACSLVDLYCKSGETKDGRLVFDSIKNKNVVLWNSMIGGYSTNGQMDEAKYLFDNMPTRNNISWGAFIGGYVEYKQFDMVFEVFNEMLLSGETPTKPTFSSVLCACASLTSLEKGRDIHGKILKLGFQYDVYLGTALTDMYAKCGDIESSKQVFDRMSERNEFSWTVMIQGLAESGFAKESLALFEEMKRNSSVAPNELMLLSVLFACSHCGFVDKGLKFFGAMKLEYGIRPKGRHYTCVVDMLSRSGRLSEAEELINSMPFQPEANALAALISGCKTYRNEEIAERTARKLVELAEKNSAGFILLSNIYASAGRWIDVSNMRKLMREKGLKKSVGFSWIEVRSHLHSFYSEDGTHLKSAEIHDILELLRLEMTDPKHFPTF, from the exons ATGAAGAAAGCATTAGAGGACTATCAGTTAAATATACCAGATCCAAAAGAATGGTTACAATACTATCCATGGTTTTGTAGCAATGCAAGAGAAAACACGCCAGCTTGGACTGATTCACAGGAAAGGACATCACCTATGGATGTAGAAAGAAATTATAACAGCTCACATGATAGTCTTGAACAAAAGTTTGAACAGTTGGAGACAAATCGCTACAGAGCTAAAGAAGAAAAGGCGAAAAAGATTGAAGAGCTGAACCTCACTTCCGACATTAATACAGACTATGAAA ACAAAGGCTTGGTTGCTGGAGGAACTGTCTTCCATTGCCATTTACTCAAGAATGGTGTTTTATCAGAGAGATGTATAGCTATCAAGTTATTAATAATGTACCTTGAATTCAGGAAATTATCTGAAGCTAATCAGATTGTAAAGGACTTTAATGGGTTTGATTTAGTTGTtcaaaattgtttgattaagGCTAATATTCAGTGGGGGAATTTGAGTGAAGCACGGAAAATGTTCGACGAAATGCCTGAAAGAAACGATATTACATGGACGTTATTGATTTCGGGGTTAATGAAATATGGAAGATTGGAAGAATCAATGTGGTATTTCGAAAGGAACCCATTTAAAAGTGTGGTTTCGTGGACAGCTGCAATTACTGGGTTCGTTAAAAACGGGTCAAGTTTTCATGGTTTGAAGCTTTTTGTAAGGTTGCTTGAATCTGGTGTTAAGCCAAATCAAGTTACTTTTAGTTCTATAGTTAGCGCATGTATAGAAATTGGTGATTTTGATTTGGGAATGAGTGTTTTGGGGTTGATAATTAAAACCGGGTTCGAGAATAATGTATCAGTTTCCAACTCTTTGATAACATTGTGTTTAAGAATGCATGAATTTGATCAGGCTAGGAGGGTGTTCGATCGAATGGAAACAAGAGATGTTGTTTCTTGGACAGCAATACTCGATATGTATGTCGAGATGGGAGAGTTGGAAGAGGCAAGGAGGATTTTTGATGAGATGCCACAAAGAAATGAAGTTTCTTGGAGTGCAATAATTGCGAGGTATAGTCAGTATGGTGATCATATAGAGGCACTGAAACTCTTTCGAAACATGGTTCGAGAAGGATTTAAGCCGACAATCTCGTGTTTCTCTAGTATTCTTTGTGCATTGGCTAGCCTTGAGAGTTTACAAGCAGGAAAGAACCTTCATGCACATGTTATGAAAATCGGGATTGAGGGAGATCTTTTTATTGCTTGCTCTCTTGTTGACTTGTACTGTAAGAGTGGGGAAACTAAAGACGGACGGTTAGTTTTTGACTCGATCAAAAACAAAAATGTTGTTTTGTGGAATTCGATGATCGGTGGCTATAGTACGAATGGTCAAATGGATGAAGCCAAGTATTTATTTGATAACATGCCTACTCGTAATAACATCTCCTGGGGAGCTTTTATTGGTGGTTATGTAGAATATAAGCAATTCGATATGGTGTTCGAAGTTTTCAATGAGATGCTTTTGTCAGGGGAGACTCCGACAAAGCCCACTTTTTCAAGTGTGCTTTGTGCTTGTGCAAGTCTGACCTCATTAGAGAAAGGCAGGGATATTCATGGAAAGATCTTAAAACTTGGTTTTCAATATGATGTTTACTTGGGCACTGCCTTAACTGATATGTATGCAAAATGTGGAGATATTGAAAGCTCTAAGCAGGTCTTTGATAGAATGTCGGAGAGAAATGAGTTCTCATGGACCGTTATGATTCAAGGTCTAGCGGAAAGTGGTTTTGCAAAAGAATCTCTTGCCTTGTtcgaagaaatgaaaagaaattccTCTGTTGCTCCTAATGAACTCATGCTTTTATCGGTTCTATTTGCATGTTCCCATTGCGGATTTGTCGATAAAGGACTCAAGTTCTTTGGTGCAATGAAATTGGAATATGGTATAAGGCCGAAGGGAAGACATTACACATGCGTTGTGGATATGCTGTCTCGATCTGGACGCCTATCTGAAGCTGAAGAATTAATTAACTCCATGCCATTTCAACCCGAAGCTAATGCACTAGCAGCTTTAATAAGTGGTTGTAAGACATACAGAAACGAGGAGATAGCAGAGAGAACAGCTAGAAAACTTGTCGAACTAGCAGAGAAAAACTCCGCTGGATTCATCTTGTTGTCCAACATATATGCTTCAGCGGGGAGATGGATTGATGTTTCAAATATGAGGAAACTAATGAGGGAGAAGGGATTGAAAAAGAGTGTTGGCTTCAGTTGGATTGAGGTGAGAAGCCATCTGCATTCCTTTTATTCGGAAGATGGAACACACTTGAAATCAGCAGAGATTCATGATATCTTGGAGCTCTTGAGATTGGAAATGACGGATCCTAAACATTTTCCGACATTCTAA
- the LOC107892266 gene encoding chaperone protein dnaJ C76, chloroplastic isoform X2 has product MIACGVPIYELSVPKSCNFYEKFSSSKSNPRLGLKWSEVRCCRNQKIGGKSKSKSNKNYYELLGIPFDSNMQQIKEAYRKLQKKYHPDIAGQEGHEYTLMLNEAYKVLIKDDQRKEYDASIGSMKAKFGSNVSGFSSWKGPLRPQALFVDANNCIGCRECVHHASNTFEMDEALGCARVKVQYGDDDRKIDVSVDSCPVNCIHWVDSEELAVLEFLIQPQLKEGYGVFGGGWERPSNVFMAAKAFTKQLKQQAEAAQGQHKNGRVRSVEEEETPAQAEARVNATMKLNMERFNKIWGKFKHFFII; this is encoded by the exons ATGATAGCCTGTGGGGTTCCAATTTACGAACTATCAGTCCCAAAAAGTTGTAATTTTTATGAGAAATTCAGTTCAAGCAAATCAAACCCAAG gttgGGGCTGAAATGGAGTGAGGTAAGATGTTGTAGAAACCAAAAGATTGGaggaaaatcaaaatcaaaatcaaacaaaaattacTATGAGTTACTTGGAATCCCTTTCGATTCCAATATGCAGCAAATTAAAGAAGCTTATAGAAAGCTGCAAAAGAAGTATCATCCTGATATTGCAGGCCAAGAG GGACATGAATACACTCTAATGCTGAATGAAGCCTATAAAGTACTGATAAAAGATGATCAAAGGAAGGAATATGATGCTTCCATTGGTTCAATGAAAGCAAAATTTGGAAGCAATGTATCTGGTTTTAGCTCTTGGAAAGGGCCCTTAAGACCCCAAGCTTTATTTGTTGATGCAAACAATTGCATAG GTTGCAGAGAATGTGTCCACCATGCAAGCAACACATTCGAAATGGACGAGGCTCTCGGATGTGCTCGAGTTAAGGTTCAATATGGAGACGATGATCGTAAAATCGAT GTTTCAGTTGATTCATGCCCAGTGAACTGCATACATTGGGTGGACAGTGAAGAACTGGCAGTGCTTGAGTTCTTGATACAACCTCAGCTAAAGGAAGGGTATGGAGTATTTGGAGGAGGTTGGGAAAGGCCCTCAAATGTATTTATGGCAGCTAAGGCTTTCACCAAGCAGTTAAAACAACAAGCTGAGGCTGCTCAAGGACAACACAAAAATG GGAGAGTGAGATCAGTTGAAGAAGAAGAGACCCCTGCTCAAGCTGAGGCTCGAGTCAATGCTACCATGAAATTGAACATGGAAAGATTCAACAAAATTTGGggtaaatttaaacatttttttataatctaa
- the LOC107892266 gene encoding chaperone protein dnaJ C76, chloroplastic isoform X1, which produces MIACGVPIYELSVPKSCNFYEKFSSSKSNPRLGLKWSEVRCCRNQKIGGKSKSKSNKNYYELLGIPFDSNMQQIKEAYRKLQKKYHPDIAGQEGHEYTLMLNEAYKVLIKDDQRKEYDASIGSMKAKFGSNVSGFSSWKGPLRPQALFVDANNCIGCRECVHHASNTFEMDEALGCARVKVQYGDDDRKIDFLQVSVDSCPVNCIHWVDSEELAVLEFLIQPQLKEGYGVFGGGWERPSNVFMAAKAFTKQLKQQAEAAQGQHKNGRVRSVEEEETPAQAEARVNATMKLNMERFNKIWGKFKHFFII; this is translated from the exons ATGATAGCCTGTGGGGTTCCAATTTACGAACTATCAGTCCCAAAAAGTTGTAATTTTTATGAGAAATTCAGTTCAAGCAAATCAAACCCAAG gttgGGGCTGAAATGGAGTGAGGTAAGATGTTGTAGAAACCAAAAGATTGGaggaaaatcaaaatcaaaatcaaacaaaaattacTATGAGTTACTTGGAATCCCTTTCGATTCCAATATGCAGCAAATTAAAGAAGCTTATAGAAAGCTGCAAAAGAAGTATCATCCTGATATTGCAGGCCAAGAG GGACATGAATACACTCTAATGCTGAATGAAGCCTATAAAGTACTGATAAAAGATGATCAAAGGAAGGAATATGATGCTTCCATTGGTTCAATGAAAGCAAAATTTGGAAGCAATGTATCTGGTTTTAGCTCTTGGAAAGGGCCCTTAAGACCCCAAGCTTTATTTGTTGATGCAAACAATTGCATAG GTTGCAGAGAATGTGTCCACCATGCAAGCAACACATTCGAAATGGACGAGGCTCTCGGATGTGCTCGAGTTAAGGTTCAATATGGAGACGATGATCGTAAAATCGAT TTTTTGCAGGTTTCAGTTGATTCATGCCCAGTGAACTGCATACATTGGGTGGACAGTGAAGAACTGGCAGTGCTTGAGTTCTTGATACAACCTCAGCTAAAGGAAGGGTATGGAGTATTTGGAGGAGGTTGGGAAAGGCCCTCAAATGTATTTATGGCAGCTAAGGCTTTCACCAAGCAGTTAAAACAACAAGCTGAGGCTGCTCAAGGACAACACAAAAATG GGAGAGTGAGATCAGTTGAAGAAGAAGAGACCCCTGCTCAAGCTGAGGCTCGAGTCAATGCTACCATGAAATTGAACATGGAAAGATTCAACAAAATTTGGggtaaatttaaacatttttttataatctaa